TCCAACCGTTCGATCACCTCGAGAAGGTGCGACAGAGACCGTGCGAGCCGGTCGATCCGTACGACAACCAGCGTGTCGCCCTTGCTAATGCGCTCCAGCAAGCGGGCAAGCACCGGCCGGGCACGATTGCCGCCTGAGGCGTGCTCTTCGAAGATCTCGACGCATCCCGCAGTTTGCAGGGCCTCAGACTGGGGCAGGGGGGTCTGATCCTCTGTGGATACGCGCGCATAGCCTATCAGGGGCATGAAAATCGGCCGTTTGCAATTTCATATACCGTTACTAAACGACCGTTTGTAAACGAATGCAACCGCTCTCTCTGTGGTGCTGCTCATCAAAAACCCCTTGGATTCCATACGCTGAGCGTGATCAGAGAGATCTCGCAGACCACCGCGCGCACGTGCTATATAAGGTGTGTGGGCGCACCCTGACAAAACACTTGGGTAAAATGCAAAAGTGCCGTATTTTGCACATATGAAGCCTCAAGTATCTACACATTATGATAGTTTTGACGATCCTCTAGTGGATTCGGAGGGGCTTGAAGAGACGTCTGAGGACGACCTGTGGTTCCTGCCCGGTCCGATGGAAGTGGAGCCGGATTATCTGCTGCCCGGACCGAGAGCAGAGCTGCGTGAAACCGCAGTCCTCGACGATTGGCGGAAGGCAGAGGCGGTTAATGCCGCGCGTCTCGCCCGTGTGGCTGGTCGGATCGGCGCGTTGGATGACCGGCTGCGCCGTGGCCCGAAAGGCTGGCGGCACAGGCTCGCGCTGATGGAGGCGGCAGACCTCAGCTGGTTTGTGGGTGACCGTATTGGCCCGGATCGGCTGGCGCTCTGGATATCCATGCGCCTGTCCGGCGTGCAGGACAACACTGCAGCGCTCGCGCGTGTCGGATGGGCAGTGCGGCGTCTAACAGGCGGTCCCGGCCCAGAGGTGGACCTGTCCGCCTTCCTCGATCGCCGTGACCCCGAAAACATAGCAGGTGAAGCCGAAACCTTTGCGGATCGCGCGGGCGGTTGGCTTGACCTGATGGCGCAAGCCGTCGACCTGCACCCGATCACACGCGCCTGCATGGGGCTTCACCTCTGGAGCCTTGCGGGCCTCGGGCAACAGGGCGACCGGATGGAAGCGGCGGTTACCGCCGCACGCATTGCCGCCAGCGAAGGCCCGAATTCGAATGGAGGGGCCATCTTTGCGCCTCTGGCTATGCGCGGGGCAGGGGGGCTGCGCGCCAGTGGCCCACCAGCTGAGCGCTTGGAGCGTTGGCTCGAGGGAATGGAAACAGCATGCCTGACCGCGATGCGGCACCTCGACGATATCCAGGCATGGTCAGCGCGGGCGGAAACCATGATGGCCCCGCTCTCTGGCAAGACACCACCAGCATTGCGCGCCGTGCTGGCCGAATGGCCCCTCGTCTCCGCCCCAATGGCCGAGACCCTGACCGGTGCCAGCCGCGCCGCCGTCCAGCGCAACCTCGTCTGGATGGAAGCGCGGGGTTTGATCTGCGAAGTGACCGGGCAGGGCCGGTTCCGGATGTGGCGCACCACGACCTAAGAGATGAGCGTCATCGCTCGGTATCCTGACGGGTGCGTGCCAGTCGGCCAAAGTTCCGGTAGGAGGAGGCAAAGCCCGCCGGAACCTTGGCAATCAAGGTGCTCGAATTTGGAGATACTCCTCGCCAGTGCGCAAGGCCGCTGTGGCCGGCGCTTCCGTGCGGTTGTGCCTTCACCATCTATGATGACTGGTGAAGGCGGCGAGCAAGACGCCCGGTATTTTGGACACTGCGCGGCCCTGTTTGTCGTTGCTGCTTTGCCTGCCCCCGTCACCGTGCAAGTCAAAGTTCACCACACTGCCGTTCGCTGCTCAGGCGAAGCGGGCGATATGGCCTTCCTCCATAGCCAGCTTCGACAGGATCTGACTCTGCAGCAACCGTGGTCTCGGGAACAGGCCGGGTCAGGCTGGGCGGCGCGCCGATCTTTTCGTAGTAGCGGATGGTAAATTGCGGATCACAAGGATCGTGTGTTTTCACGAAAATATGTCCTTGAACCTCTAGCCACTAGAAGTCCTATCTAATCAAAGTGAACAGATACCGTTCTTGCCATAGATTCTGGTGGGAACCGAAAGGGTACGACATGCTGACAAGACGACACTTCATTCAAACAACAACGGCGCTATTCTCCGCGTCTGTTTCCAGCCCCCTGTTGGCCGATACCTGGCCCACCGAGGCACAGAAGGCTGAATGGGACGCGCAAGTCACGCCGCCCGGATTCGATCCGGCCGCGTCAAACCCTTGGGGCCTACACCCGCGCTTTTTGCCCCAACGCGTGATTGCGAAACCCGGGCTCGTGCCAGGAGACATCCATGTCGATGCGGTCGCGCGGTATCTCTATCATATCGAGGAGAGCGGGACCGCAATGCGCTACGGTGTGGCCATTGCCCGGGGCAACCTATACGAGCCTGGGGTCTACACGATCAAACGCAAGGTGAGGTGGCCGCATTGGACACCGACCCAGAACATGATCGAGCGGGATCCGGAAAACGCACGATGGGCCGACGGGATGGAACCCGGCCCCGAAAACGCTTTGGGATCACGAGCCATCTATCTGTACGTCGGAGGCCGCGACACTTATCTTCGAATACACGGCACGCCCTATCCGAGAAGTATCGGCGGTCGAGCCAGTTCGGGTTGCGTGCGGATGGTCATGGCTCACATTAACGAACTTTATCCCAACGTTGAGATCGAATCGACGGCACATTTGTACTCAGCGGAGGACAGTGTCACCGCGCGAAGTTGAGTGTGGTGCGTAGGTCTGAGGCGCGTTGATGCAACGTCTGACGCGTCCTCAAGCTTCGCGTGCCACGCAGATCGGATTACCGTTCGCCGTGCGCAACGGCAGCAGCGTCGTTTCGACCGGCCCGCTGTGTTCGTACCAATAGCAGCCGTCTTCCGGCACGAGGCGCGCGGTTGCAACATCCTGATCCGGAGCAGCCATCGCAACCACGGCTTCGGGAACGTTGCCCGTCTGGTCTGCCGTGTCGTCCGGCCCTGTCGGCTGGATGGCGCATCCTGTCGTGAGCAAAAGCGCCACCGCAACCATCATTTTTTGCTTCAGCATCAAAACCTGCATCGAGTTTCCTTTCTTTTCTGTTTTTCTTCGTATCGGCTTTTTATGCCTCACGCCGTGATTGAGGCTGTCGTCGGACCGTCTAGCAAGAAAACAAACGGAAATACCACCGAACTTTTCTCTTGA
This genomic interval from Leisingera sp. NJS204 contains the following:
- a CDS encoding L,D-transpeptidase produces the protein MLTRRHFIQTTTALFSASVSSPLLADTWPTEAQKAEWDAQVTPPGFDPAASNPWGLHPRFLPQRVIAKPGLVPGDIHVDAVARYLYHIEESGTAMRYGVAIARGNLYEPGVYTIKRKVRWPHWTPTQNMIERDPENARWADGMEPGPENALGSRAIYLYVGGRDTYLRIHGTPYPRSIGGRASSGCVRMVMAHINELYPNVEIESTAHLYSAEDSVTARS